TTCTTGCCCTCCTGGTTCTCCCAGGCGTCCTTGATGCACCGGAACCCGAAGGACATTTGGTCGATGTCCCCGCGGGCGATGCTCTCCTGTAGGTCCCGAGCGAAGCCGGTATCCGGCGGATCTATGGAGATTGCCAGACCTGTCTGGTCCTCCTTCAATTTCAGCGTGCCGCTCTTGGTTCTGCCGAGAACGTAATCCGGGTTATGGTTGAAGAGGGCGCGCACATCGCCATTCCGGATGGTCTTCTTGAAAGCTCCAGGGGCGATCTTCTCTTTGAAGCCGCCAAGGTCGAGCGATAGAGTGTCGAAGATGGCAGCATGCCCCGTAATCTTCGGCGCCTTGTCGTCGCCTGAGATACGCAACTCTGAGATTGGAAAGTCCCTGCGTTCCATTTCCATTTTCGCCCTCCTAGGCCGGCTCAATCACACACTGGCAACCGGCGTGAATCGGCGGGTGTCTCTTCGGCCCCCAGCTCTTCATTTGCTTGCCATCCGGGCCCTCAATCGCACTTCCGGCCGTTACGAAATCCTGCTCAATGCCGACGACCGTACCATCCAGTTCTGAGCAGAATGGGCAGGTATCGCTTCCGGTATTGCGCCAGATCAATTTAGTGATGCCAGCAGCCGCGAAAACGAACTTCGCCACGGCGTTCGCGACCTGAGTAGTCTCATTCCTCGCCACCTTGTCCGGCCGCGTCTGTTCCCATTCGTCGAGGCGGTCATCTACAGCCACCAGCGGGTCAGCTTCTGCGGCTAGTGCCTTGAGTTGGCCCTGAGAAGATTCGGCGTACCGGGCGGCAAAGGCCTGCGCGTACTTTCGATGGAAATCGTCCAGGCCATCAGCCTTTGCTTTGGATTTCACTTCGTCGGCGGCCACTGGCTCAACGGCGTCGCCGAGCCCCTTGACCGCGGGCAGGATTTGCCGGGAGATGTACTCCGGGAAGTCTCGGTAGAAATCCGCGAGCCACTGATTCCATGAGTCCAGCGATCTCTCTTCGAGGTGCTTCTTGGCTGCCCGGGCGACGTTCTGCCGTTCGCGTTCCAATATCCGGCCGGCAGCATCTCTGAAAATCGGCAGGAATGACGTGGCGATACGCTGACGCTCGTACATCTTCCGCTTGCCGCCTCGCGCTTCACCCTCAGTATGCGGGGCCGCCTGTGGGTCAGCGGCAGGCGTAGTATCTTTCTGACCGAGTTCGCTCGTCGGGACCATGTTCAGTGGCACGAGATAGATGTCGCCCTCTTCGCCAGGAAGCGGATTCATGTTCTCCAGCTCCCTGATGTCGTTTGCGGAAAGCCACCCATTCTGGCGACCGATGGCGTAGGCGTTGTAGCGCGCCTGCACATCGCCGCGCAGGAGCCCCTGGACGACGAATTCGGCCAGATAGTCCTTGCGCTCTTCCGGCCCCAACAGCTTGGTGCTGATGTACTGTTCCCAGCGCACCAGCCACGGCCGGGCACTGTAGACAACATACTCGATGCCCTGGTGCTCGATGTTCGAAAATGTCGCCTGCTCCAGGTCGGCAATCATGTGAGGCGGGACATGGAACCAGCGGGCGATCTCCCGGACCTGAAACTTCCGCGTCTCCAGGAACTGGGCATCTTCCGGAGGAATCCCCACCTGCTGGTATTTCATTCCCTCTTCGAGAATGGCCAGGCGCAGGGCATTGGTGAGCCCCTGGTGTTCGGAGTTGAAGCTCTTTCTCAAGTTCTCGTGCGCCTGCGGGCTGAGTTTGCCAGGGTGCTCGAGGATCCCGCCCACCTTGGCGCCATTGCCAAAGAACCTCGCCCCGAATTCCTCAGTGGCGAGCGCCAAGCCGACCGTTTCACGCGCGAGCGCGATTGGCGAGTAGCCGACCAAGCCATCGAAGCCGAAACCGGGAATATGAAACACCTGATAGGCTGGGAGTATGGTTGTCTGATTATTCGGCAGTTTGTAGTAGTAGCGGATTTGCCCATTGCTCTCGCGCTTCACGGCCATGCGGTCGGGGCGCAACGGCCAGAGCGACTTGATGGTCCCGGCCACTAGATCGTACTCAATCTCAGCATAGGCATTGCCCCATGTGCAAAGGTGCCCCTGCAGCGCCTCACGGAAGGCAATGGCGGGCATTTCGGGATTCGGCTGATCGTGCAAGAGAGCATAGAGCGGATGTTCATATGCCCGTTCTTTACCCCGCGGTAGCTTGCGGTAGAGCGGTAACGGCAATGAGGCCACAGTCTCAGACAGCAGCCGAACGCACGCCCACACGGCCGAGGTCGCAAGTGCGCTTGATTCGCTGACTCGCACTCCGGTTGCCGAGGCTTTCCCGCCAATCGCATCATCCATGAAGCGGTCGAGGTCAGCCACGGTCGGGGAGCTGCGAACAGAGAAGGCCCGGCGGATACGGTCAACCACGGGCGGCATTTTCATATGGTGATCACGCCCCTTGATTCGTACACGCTCGGCCCCAGCTCGCCGGCGTGCCGCGTCGCCCGGTCCAGCGCCATAATCAGCGCCACGACGCCATCAATGCGCTGCGTCGAGCGGGCTTTGTCTGGCTTGAGGTTGCCGGCCGGGTCCTGATTAACAACGATGTTGTCCACATTCCAGCGCAGCACCGGGTTACCGCCGTGCCGAACTTTGCCGCCCAGCACCAGCGTCATCAGTTCCTTGGTCGGCGCCGACATCGAGGCGAACCCTTGCCCGAACGGGACCATGACGAAACCGGCGTCGATGAGGTCCTGCGAGAGCTTTGTCGCACCCCAACGGTCGAAGGCAACCTCGCGGATGTCGAACCGTTCCCGGGCCTCCACGAGGTACTGCATGATCGATTTGTAGTCGATGACATTACCCGGGGTCGCCGTGATGTAGCCCTGCCGCACCCACTCCGAGTACGGCACACGGTCTTTGCGCTCTTTCTCCCGCATGGTGTCGGCGGGTATCCAGAAGTGGACGAGGATGTCATGCGTGCTGTCTTCACGCGGGAAGTCAATGCCCAGGGCGGTAAGATCGGTTGTGGCCGACAAGTCAAGGCCGGCATAGCCCGGCCGGCCCTTGAGAGAATCCATGTCTACCAGACCACCACAAGCATCCCATTTGTCGAGCGGCATCCAGCGCTCGTAGGAGTTAACCCACTGATTTAGATAGAGACGGCGGAAGGTCATTTCGAAGGCGGGTGTCTCAGCGGCTTGATGCGCCAGCATCCGGATCTCGTCCAGAGCCCGGAACTCGCCCAGGGCTGGGTTGGCCGCGGCCCAGACTTTCTCGTCTTTCCAATCGGCATCATCAGGCGCGGCGTAAATGACCGGCAGGAATGTCGGGTCCTCGACAACGCCGGAGAGAACCTTGAGAGCGTAGTCGTGCATCTCCCAGCAGATGGAGTTCCGATCAACGCCGGCTGTAGTGATCACAAACATAAGCGGCTGGCGCCGGGCGCCCATGGAAGTCCTGAGAACGTCCCATAGTTCGCGGTCCGCGGCGGCGTGGAGCTCATCATAGATGACGGCGTGCGCATTGAACCCATGCTTTGAATATGCCTCAGCGGAGATTGCTCGGTAGAAGCTGGAGGTCGTGTAATTGATGATGCGCTTCTGGGATTCAATGACCTTCATGTGTCGGGATAGGGCCGGGGATTGCTTGACCATGCTGGCCGCCTCGTTGAACACCAGGCTGGCCTGATCTCGGTCAGATGCGGCGCTGTAGACCTCCGCGCCCATCTCGCCATCAGCGAATGCAAGCAGATTGGCGACACCGGCAGCGAGAGTGCTCTTCCCGTTCTTGCGTGGCAGTTCCACGTAGCAGGTCCGGTACTGGCGCATCCCGTCAGCATTGAGAGTACCGAAGAGCGGCACGATGATGTCGCGCTTCTGCCACTCCATGAGCTTCAGCCGCTGGCCGGCCCATTGCCCCTTCGTCTGCCGGAGTGCCTCAATGAAGCGGACGGCGCGCTCGGCGGCAGCCTTGTTGATCGCGCTGCGAACGGCAGTAACCATCAGTTTGACCGCCCGGTGAGTGACGCCTCAAGCTCCGCCTCGGGATCCTCGGTCGGTCTGTGACCGCCAGGTACTACCATGCGGGCCCGGGAGCTCGGCGACAATCCGAACTCGGCGATGAAGGACTTGAGAATGGCTAGATACCGTTGAGCGATTGAAACCTCGGCGCGCTGCTGTTGGTAGCCGCTTTGGGTGGTGATGAGGAGGCCGCGCTTGGTCAGGCGCGCTTCGGCCTGGGACCAGCGGGCATACGCCTGACAGTAGCCGGCGAGAGCAGCCTTGTCGATGTGAGTCAAGAGGCCCAGACGCAGCAATTCCGGGGCGATGCGCTTCCATTCCGCCTTCGCCTCGGGCATGAGCCAATGGGGGCATTCCGGCTCAACAGGCAGCGGCTGCGGCTCGTTCTCGTTGAGAGGCCGCTTGCCGGGATTGCCCTCGATCTTCTTGAGGATTGTCGGCTTAGGATGCGGCGCCATCACACCGTCTCCGATGTGGCGAGCCGGGGAGAACTACAATAATCCCCGGCTCGCCACATAGCCCAAACCCGCCTTGTAACGGGAGGGACAGCGCAGTTGTGTTGCTGCATACGGGTAGTCTGGCAGACAGGCAATGAGAGAGGCAATGTAAGAATCGTAGCTAAAGCGCCGAGTCTGCGCGTAGCTAAATAGCTATGAGTGTTGGGCAGTCTGCCGCACGATGGGCTATCCGTCATAGTCGTAGTCCTTGCAGTCCTGGCAAATCTGGAGGCAGGCGCCGGAAAGAGCTTCTGCCAGCGGCACCGGCTCGGCTAGGCGATTCCAGTCACAGCGCACAAAGCCGCCTTTTACTTTGGCGTGCCAGCAATCGTAGATCATGCGGCGTCCCCTCTTCACCTGATACCGGCGCCGCTCGGTCATCCGCTTCTGTTCTGCGGGGTCGAACAGCCCCAGGTCGCGGGTCGGTATGCAGCGCACGGGGTCCTGCATGGAGCGGCAAGGACCGAGGACGCCGCACATCCGGCCGTCACTGAAAACATGGGCCTTGTGGTGTCGGCAATCCCCGGCGCTGCAACGGTCGGCGTGGTCGCAAATCACCTGTATGTCCATAATGCCTCCTCAAACCCGGCCTGAGCCAAAGTGCGAAAACTCGCGTGGAGT
The sequence above is a segment of the bacterium genome. Coding sequences within it:
- a CDS encoding terminase TerL endonuclease subunit; the encoded protein is MVTAVRSAINKAAAERAVRFIEALRQTKGQWAGQRLKLMEWQKRDIIVPLFGTLNADGMRQYRTCYVELPRKNGKSTLAAGVANLLAFADGEMGAEVYSAASDRDQASLVFNEAASMVKQSPALSRHMKVIESQKRIINYTTSSFYRAISAEAYSKHGFNAHAVIYDELHAAADRELWDVLRTSMGARRQPLMFVITTAGVDRNSICWEMHDYALKVLSGVVEDPTFLPVIYAAPDDADWKDEKVWAAANPALGEFRALDEIRMLAHQAAETPAFEMTFRRLYLNQWVNSYERWMPLDKWDACGGLVDMDSLKGRPGYAGLDLSATTDLTALGIDFPREDSTHDILVHFWIPADTMREKERKDRVPYSEWVRQGYITATPGNVIDYKSIMQYLVEARERFDIREVAFDRWGATKLSQDLIDAGFVMVPFGQGFASMSAPTKELMTLVLGGKVRHGGNPVLRWNVDNIVVNQDPAGNLKPDKARSTQRIDGVVALIMALDRATRHAGELGPSVYESRGVITI
- a CDS encoding phage portal protein is translated as MKMPPVVDRIRRAFSVRSSPTVADLDRFMDDAIGGKASATGVRVSESSALATSAVWACVRLLSETVASLPLPLYRKLPRGKERAYEHPLYALLHDQPNPEMPAIAFREALQGHLCTWGNAYAEIEYDLVAGTIKSLWPLRPDRMAVKRESNGQIRYYYKLPNNQTTILPAYQVFHIPGFGFDGLVGYSPIALARETVGLALATEEFGARFFGNGAKVGGILEHPGKLSPQAHENLRKSFNSEHQGLTNALRLAILEEGMKYQQVGIPPEDAQFLETRKFQVREIARWFHVPPHMIADLEQATFSNIEHQGIEYVVYSARPWLVRWEQYISTKLLGPEERKDYLAEFVVQGLLRGDVQARYNAYAIGRQNGWLSANDIRELENMNPLPGEEGDIYLVPLNMVPTSELGQKDTTPAADPQAAPHTEGEARGGKRKMYERQRIATSFLPIFRDAAGRILERERQNVARAAKKHLEERSLDSWNQWLADFYRDFPEYISRQILPAVKGLGDAVEPVAADEVKSKAKADGLDDFHRKYAQAFAARYAESSQGQLKALAAEADPLVAVDDRLDEWEQTRPDKVARNETTQVANAVAKFVFAAAGITKLIWRNTGSDTCPFCSELDGTVVGIEQDFVTAGSAIEGPDGKQMKSWGPKRHPPIHAGCQCVIEPA
- a CDS encoding phage terminase small subunit P27 family; translated protein: MAPHPKPTILKKIEGNPGKRPLNENEPQPLPVEPECPHWLMPEAKAEWKRIAPELLRLGLLTHIDKAALAGYCQAYARWSQAEARLTKRGLLITTQSGYQQQRAEVSIAQRYLAILKSFIAEFGLSPSSRARMVVPGGHRPTEDPEAELEASLTGRSN
- a CDS encoding HK97 family phage prohead protease encodes the protein MEMERRDFPISELRISGDDKAPKITGHAAIFDTLSLDLGGFKEKIAPGAFKKTIRNGDVRALFNHNPDYVLGRTKSGTLKLKEDQTGLAISIDPPDTGFARDLQESIARGDIDQMSFGFRCIKDAWENQEGKNSVRTLLEVELFDVSPVTFPAYPQTDVNVRSAFTAVGLSYENLAGILIRAQRGLALTGSDHDTIRAAITVLQSHLPTEPKQPDAQGAHDDGHVARLAQLRRRLELAVA